The Akkermansia sp. N21116 genome includes a region encoding these proteins:
- a CDS encoding dihydroorotase, with protein sequence MSTYFIRNACVATTGDKIDMTVAGGMIESISPAGSQTAPSGASLVDAGGSLVLPGLFDLHAHLGQPGYENRERIATATAAALHGGVTGLQAMPDTSPVMDNSAQIQSLLELCQEQSPVTVIPTGCITKGAEGEEQVSYDSLRAKGVQFITDADHVPSNILLLYRAMQYAAPLGITFALRGDVPALTAKGVMHPSPTSYRLGLAGSPVCAEEIGIDTIIRLAAATEASLHVQTVSTAGGAEAIRQWKKERPNLSAEVALHHLLFTHENVGDYDTTYKTLPPLRDQKDKDALIAALQDGTIDCIVSDHTPATPFEKKQDFCVAPHGMALLDTFLPALYAHLVKPGFLTWHQIVTLCCDNPRKLMHLPNATLEAGVSAGFVLFNPDENTVVTEDFLKSRSRNTPFLGQTIPGKVQAVFVNGKAHLF encoded by the coding sequence ATGAGCACCTATTTCATTCGCAATGCTTGCGTCGCAACGACAGGAGACAAAATCGACATGACGGTTGCCGGAGGCATGATCGAAAGCATCTCTCCCGCCGGTTCCCAGACCGCCCCTTCAGGAGCCTCGCTCGTTGATGCCGGCGGGTCCCTCGTTCTTCCCGGCCTCTTTGACTTGCACGCCCATCTCGGACAGCCCGGCTACGAAAACCGCGAACGTATCGCCACCGCTACCGCCGCAGCCCTGCACGGCGGAGTCACCGGTCTCCAGGCCATGCCGGATACTTCCCCCGTCATGGACAATTCCGCACAAATCCAATCCTTGCTGGAATTGTGCCAGGAACAATCCCCCGTAACAGTCATCCCGACCGGATGCATCACCAAAGGAGCTGAAGGAGAAGAACAGGTCTCTTACGATTCCCTGAGAGCCAAAGGCGTCCAGTTCATCACCGATGCGGACCATGTTCCGTCCAACATACTCCTTCTCTACCGAGCCATGCAGTATGCAGCCCCCCTGGGCATCACCTTCGCCCTACGCGGAGACGTACCGGCTCTGACCGCCAAAGGAGTCATGCACCCCTCTCCCACTTCATACCGCCTCGGCCTGGCCGGTTCTCCCGTCTGTGCAGAAGAAATCGGCATCGACACGATCATCCGCCTGGCCGCCGCTACGGAGGCCTCCCTCCATGTCCAGACCGTCTCGACCGCCGGAGGAGCCGAAGCCATCCGCCAATGGAAAAAAGAACGTCCGAACCTGAGCGCGGAAGTCGCTCTCCATCATCTTCTTTTTACCCATGAAAACGTTGGAGACTACGACACGACCTACAAAACTCTTCCTCCCCTCCGCGACCAAAAGGACAAAGACGCCCTGATCGCCGCTCTTCAGGACGGCACCATCGACTGCATCGTCTCCGACCATACCCCGGCTACCCCGTTCGAGAAAAAGCAGGACTTCTGCGTCGCTCCCCACGGAATGGCCCTTCTGGATACCTTCCTGCCCGCATTATATGCCCATCTGGTCAAACCCGGTTTCCTCACCTGGCATCAGATCGTCACACTCTGTTGTGACAACCCCCGGAAGCTCATGCACCTCCCCAACGCCACTCTGGAAGCAGGCGTCAGCGCGGGTTTCGTTCTCTTCAATCCCGACGAAAACACCGTCGTTACGGAAGACTTTCTCAAGAGTCGTTCCCGCAACACCCCCTTCCTCGGGCAAACCATTCCCGGTAAAGTCCAGGCTGTCTTCGTCAACGGCAAAGCGCACCTGTTCTAA
- the tsaA gene encoding tRNA (N6-threonylcarbamoyladenosine(37)-N6)-methyltransferase TrmO: MRPIATIRTCYPGKFGIPRQSGLIPDDPGTIRFEPEFRNPDAIRGLQGFSHLWLIWLFSENIRDTWSPTVRPPRLGGNTRMGVFATRSPFRPNPIGLSAVKLDRLEVHPELGPLLHVLGADLMDGTPILDIKPYLPFADCIPDASDGFAGQVFDHNLDVLIPPEWEAVLPPSYLSPLRQTLSQDPRPSYQDDPDRIYGLTYGGFDIKFRVKINVLTVCSIQPV, encoded by the coding sequence ATGCGCCCGATTGCGACCATCCGTACATGTTACCCGGGAAAATTCGGAATTCCCCGGCAAAGCGGATTGATCCCCGATGATCCGGGAACCATCCGCTTCGAGCCGGAATTCCGCAATCCCGATGCCATTCGCGGCCTGCAAGGCTTCTCCCATCTGTGGCTCATCTGGCTGTTCAGTGAAAACATACGCGACACTTGGAGCCCCACCGTCCGTCCGCCGCGTCTTGGAGGCAACACGCGCATGGGTGTCTTTGCAACGCGCTCCCCGTTTCGCCCCAATCCCATAGGCTTGTCTGCCGTCAAACTGGACCGGCTGGAGGTACACCCCGAACTCGGTCCCTTGCTCCATGTCCTCGGAGCAGACCTGATGGACGGAACCCCCATTCTGGACATCAAACCCTACCTTCCGTTTGCCGACTGTATCCCGGATGCATCAGACGGCTTCGCTGGCCAGGTCTTCGACCACAACCTTGATGTCTTGATACCTCCCGAATGGGAAGCTGTTCTTCCTCCAAGTTATCTTTCCCCTCTACGCCAAACACTCTCCCAGGATCCCCGCCCCTCCTACCAGGACGACCCCGACCGTATCTACGGCCTCACCTACGGCGGGTTTGACATCAAATTCCGAGTCAAAATCAACGTTCTGACCGTTTGCAGCATCCAACCCGTATAA
- a CDS encoding 5-(carboxyamino)imidazole ribonucleotide mutase, producing MKVIVIYGSANDKPFMEPARVYFDEQHVSYEETVLSAHRDLPELMQYLQDLENSGEKAVILAVAGLSAALPGVVVMSCSLPVIGVPVPGGPLNGIDALLAISQVPGGVPCTTVGLHKKAPVNAAMAAHRILKLAAK from the coding sequence ATGAAAGTCATCGTGATCTACGGAAGCGCCAACGACAAACCCTTCATGGAACCCGCACGCGTCTACTTCGACGAGCAACATGTCTCTTACGAGGAAACGGTTCTTTCCGCGCACAGAGATCTTCCCGAACTCATGCAGTACCTTCAAGATCTTGAAAACAGCGGAGAAAAAGCTGTTATTCTAGCCGTAGCCGGCCTTTCCGCAGCCCTTCCGGGAGTCGTCGTCATGAGTTGTTCCCTACCCGTTATCGGCGTACCGGTTCCCGGCGGCCCCCTGAACGGCATCGACGCTCTGCTGGCTATTTCACAAGTGCCCGGCGGAGTTCCCTGCACGACGGTCGGACTTCACAAGAAGGCTCCCGTCAACGCTGCCATGGCTGCACACCGCATCCTCAAACTGGCCGCCAAATAA
- a CDS encoding aspartate carbamoyltransferase catalytic subunit yields MNPRKDLLNISSLSDEEIATLLESAMPMKELFTKSVKKVPALKGKSVLTLFYEPSTRTHSSFEVAAERLSADVTSFTVSTSSVVKGESVHDTIATLQSMKMDYIIVRHYNSGLPAVIARATNASVINAGDGAHAHPTQALLDAFTIREASGSIAGRKIVIIGDILHSRVARSTSLILKRLGAQVAYLGPGSLVPPTAHSGIPIFKTFDEAFAWKPDFIYLLRVQKERQDAPFFPSSREYNKIYGVTEERLERIAGEGMYIMHPGPVNRGVEICDAAMEYERCLINTQVENGIACRMSVLYHLCPQTQH; encoded by the coding sequence ATGAATCCACGCAAGGATCTACTAAACATATCCTCCCTGAGCGACGAAGAAATTGCGACTCTCCTTGAATCGGCCATGCCGATGAAAGAACTGTTCACCAAAAGCGTCAAAAAAGTACCCGCCCTCAAAGGGAAATCCGTGCTCACCCTGTTCTACGAACCGAGCACTCGCACGCACTCCTCATTTGAAGTCGCCGCGGAACGCCTCTCGGCCGATGTCACAAGCTTCACAGTATCCACCTCATCCGTCGTCAAGGGAGAATCCGTCCACGACACGATCGCAACCCTCCAGTCCATGAAAATGGACTATATCATCGTGCGCCACTACAACAGCGGCCTCCCCGCCGTGATCGCCCGTGCTACCAACGCCAGTGTCATCAATGCCGGGGACGGCGCCCACGCCCATCCCACCCAGGCTCTGCTGGACGCCTTCACCATCCGCGAGGCCTCCGGCAGCATCGCCGGAAGGAAAATCGTCATCATCGGAGACATCCTCCACTCCCGCGTAGCACGTTCCACCTCCCTCATCTTGAAAAGGCTGGGCGCCCAGGTCGCCTATCTGGGGCCGGGTTCGCTCGTACCTCCGACAGCCCATTCCGGCATACCGATCTTCAAAACATTCGACGAGGCCTTTGCCTGGAAACCTGATTTCATCTACCTCCTCCGCGTCCAGAAGGAACGCCAGGACGCTCCCTTCTTCCCCAGCTCGCGCGAGTACAACAAAATCTACGGCGTCACGGAAGAACGCCTGGAACGCATCGCCGGCGAAGGCATGTACATCATGCACCCCGGTCCCGTCAACCGCGGCGTGGAAATCTGCGATGCCGCGATGGAGTACGAACGCTGCCTCATCAACACGCAGGTAGAAAACGGCATCGCCTGCCGCATGTCCGTCCTCTACCACCTTTGCCCCCAAACCCAACACTGA
- a CDS encoding tyrosine-type recombinase/integrase — protein MQQNTEMRYSEKDIAAALLDGSGVKLLDAVLLALDLLRECGGRGNKLRRARKGIAMGADALRRLEKTVTFDKALQATIEAKSHRRSRTVRDIRYVMETLMRSCPEIKRRHISAMTPEECQEYLDKAFTTTRQKFKARVIMNGIFTLSQKRGWCADNPIDRVDVPVVYERQIRALSIDEILQLRNVALADEESGLCAPAFGLMLYAGIRPREVERLRWKELDLKDGVVHIMPNHSKTGGMRHVTLYPVLRRWLAKFPTGNPDQKICPVLWPKRWKRMRALAGWGTEKGQRPWLQDCLRHTFASYHAKHFKSLDSLQMEMGHHSSLLLRTRYLNMSGISAKNAEEFWNME, from the coding sequence ATGCAACAAAACACAGAAATGAGATACAGTGAAAAGGACATCGCAGCCGCCCTGTTGGACGGAAGCGGCGTCAAGCTTCTGGATGCAGTATTACTTGCCTTGGATCTGCTGCGGGAATGCGGTGGACGAGGCAATAAACTACGTCGAGCAAGAAAAGGTATAGCCATGGGGGCGGATGCCCTTAGGCGACTTGAAAAAACAGTTACGTTTGACAAGGCTCTTCAAGCGACAATAGAAGCTAAAAGCCACCGGCGTTCGCGAACGGTGCGGGATATCCGCTACGTGATGGAGACGCTGATGCGTTCGTGTCCTGAAATTAAAAGGAGACATATCAGTGCCATGACCCCGGAGGAATGCCAGGAATATTTGGACAAGGCGTTTACCACAACGCGCCAGAAGTTCAAGGCCCGCGTGATTATGAATGGGATTTTTACATTGTCCCAGAAAAGAGGTTGGTGCGCGGACAATCCGATCGACCGGGTGGACGTGCCTGTCGTATATGAGCGGCAGATACGGGCTCTTTCGATCGATGAGATTCTTCAATTGAGGAATGTAGCCCTTGCTGATGAGGAATCCGGCTTATGTGCGCCGGCTTTCGGATTGATGCTCTATGCCGGGATCCGCCCCCGGGAAGTGGAGCGCCTCCGTTGGAAGGAACTGGACTTGAAGGACGGCGTGGTGCATATCATGCCCAATCACAGTAAGACCGGAGGGATGCGTCATGTGACTCTCTATCCTGTACTGAGGCGCTGGCTTGCCAAATTCCCGACCGGCAACCCCGATCAGAAGATCTGTCCCGTCCTTTGGCCTAAACGATGGAAGAGGATGCGTGCATTGGCCGGATGGGGAACGGAAAAGGGGCAGCGTCCCTGGCTTCAGGATTGCCTGAGGCATACGTTCGCATCTTACCATGCCAAGCATTTCAAGAGCCTTGACTCCCTCCAGATGGAGATGGGTCATCATTCCTCACTGTTGCTGAGAACCCGCTATCTCAATATGAGCGGAATCAGTGCAAAAAACGCAGAGGAATTTTGGAATATGGAATAA
- a CDS encoding serine hydrolase domain-containing protein encodes MVSSLSNRPSRLHIAFDDNFNFRGEIGASVSVWKDGREILSLHRGYTTHARTTPWSNRTLVPVYSATKGPAAACILLALHSQGADPSLVIGDIWPSFPMPGATVRQLMSHQCGLAAFDRPVDLFDHEACVAAIERTDPAWYPPDHGYHPHTYGPIMDELMIRLTGERIGTWWERNIRTIFGLDLFIGLPEEHFDRVATLYPGKADKESLSTPFYKEYLQPGTPIFRAFHSLVGINTVRQMNTPAGWTCASPAFGAVASAQGLASFYQICLGSLNPPGTSSPFIPDEVRSWMTTIVTDGEDKTMLTPTAYSCGFMLDPRDPATGIPLRHLFGYEGFGHAGAGGSHAFADPINGLSFAYTMNHMDLNVLPGTKTQALVNALTRVNHSPPSLLR; translated from the coding sequence ATGGTTTCCTCCCTATCCAATCGCCCCTCAAGGCTGCATATCGCTTTTGACGACAACTTCAACTTTCGGGGCGAAATCGGAGCTTCAGTATCCGTTTGGAAGGATGGCCGGGAAATATTATCCCTCCACCGAGGTTACACGACGCACGCCCGTACAACGCCCTGGTCAAACCGGACACTCGTCCCCGTTTACTCCGCTACCAAAGGACCCGCCGCCGCTTGTATCCTGCTGGCCTTGCACTCCCAGGGTGCCGATCCTTCGCTCGTCATCGGAGACATCTGGCCGTCTTTCCCCATGCCCGGAGCCACAGTCCGCCAGCTCATGTCTCACCAGTGCGGCCTGGCAGCCTTCGACAGACCCGTAGACCTGTTCGACCATGAAGCCTGCGTGGCTGCTATCGAAAGAACCGACCCCGCCTGGTACCCTCCCGATCACGGCTATCACCCGCATACCTACGGTCCCATCATGGACGAACTCATGATCCGTCTCACGGGAGAACGCATCGGTACCTGGTGGGAGCGCAATATCCGTACCATTTTCGGGCTGGACCTTTTCATCGGGCTACCGGAAGAGCATTTTGACCGGGTTGCGACACTCTACCCCGGCAAAGCAGACAAGGAAAGCCTCTCTACCCCCTTCTACAAGGAATACCTCCAGCCCGGCACGCCCATCTTCCGCGCCTTTCATTCCCTCGTCGGCATCAACACCGTCCGCCAGATGAATACCCCAGCCGGCTGGACATGCGCCTCCCCCGCATTCGGTGCCGTTGCATCCGCACAAGGACTGGCCTCCTTCTATCAGATTTGCCTCGGCAGCCTGAATCCGCCTGGTACATCTTCTCCCTTCATTCCGGATGAAGTCCGTTCCTGGATGACGACGATCGTTACAGACGGAGAAGACAAAACCATGCTCACACCCACAGCCTATTCCTGCGGTTTCATGCTGGATCCCCGTGATCCAGCTACCGGCATACCCCTCCGCCACCTTTTCGGCTACGAGGGTTTCGGTCATGCAGGGGCTGGAGGCTCCCACGCCTTTGCAGATCCCATCAATGGACTCTCCTTCGCCTACACCATGAACCACATGGATCTCAATGTCCTGCCCGGCACCAAAACCCAAGCCCTAGTCAACGCCCTCACCAGGGTCAACCACTCCCCCCCCTCCCTTCTCCGATGA
- the pyrR gene encoding bifunctional pyr operon transcriptional regulator/uracil phosphoribosyltransferase PyrR, with amino-acid sequence MKHITEPILDEEGIRLALTRIAMGIAARNNGEPLGIVGLLSRGDVLAMRLATMIRELGVDTMCGAIDISLYRDDIYKLEAKPALRSSNLSFSTDDMRIVLVDDVLNTGRTIRAALNAIFDYGRPARIELACLIDRSGREVPIQPDYVGHQMDNTDDKVIVKLQEIDDIDVVFLQSRA; translated from the coding sequence ATGAAACACATCACTGAACCGATTCTGGACGAGGAAGGCATACGGCTGGCTCTCACCCGAATAGCCATGGGCATTGCCGCCCGCAACAACGGGGAGCCGTTGGGCATCGTCGGCCTTCTCAGCCGGGGAGACGTCCTGGCCATGCGCCTGGCGACCATGATCCGTGAACTCGGCGTCGACACCATGTGCGGCGCCATTGACATTTCACTCTACCGGGACGACATCTACAAGCTCGAAGCAAAACCTGCTTTGCGTTCGTCCAACCTGTCCTTTTCGACTGACGACATGCGCATCGTCCTGGTCGATGATGTCTTGAACACGGGCCGGACCATTCGTGCAGCTCTCAACGCCATCTTCGACTATGGCCGTCCGGCCCGCATCGAACTGGCCTGCCTGATTGATCGAAGCGGACGGGAAGTCCCCATCCAGCCTGACTACGTCGGTCACCAAATGGACAACACGGACGATAAAGTCATCGTCAAACTCCAGGAAATCGACGACATCGACGTTGTCTTTCTTCAATCCAGGGCCTAA